TCCGGTTCCGTTTCCAAAGCGGATCGGATGTACTTTTATCCGGGTGTCAGGGGCATATACAAACATAGCTTTCATGTCTTCAATATGCCTGGCAAGCCCATTGGTGTGATGGCCATCAGGCCAGTTTACAACAATATCATCTGAATGGTTTTCGTGGAAGCGAACCCATTCCTGCTGCGTGAATATCACAAAGTCCAGTGTATCAAATTTCACCAGATTTTTATCCAGTGTCGCATTTCCTTCTGCAATTGTTTTCAGAACATTTTGCATGGAATCAACCTTGGCCTTCATTTCGCTTGAATTACCATTGCTATTACTATTACAGCTTGTGAAAACCATGATAATAACCCCAAGAAAAATAGCAGCAGGTAAATCGAATTTTAGATGTCTCATTTTATATTTTTTTAATTGCTATTATAATTAATTGAGTAATGAAAAAGATCCCGCATATCCAATCAAATACTTTAAAAAAATTGAAATTTATTTATCAATAAAAATATTCTTCCATAGTCCATAAATCATAATTTTACTGGCATTAGATTGTTTTGACCACAGAACCAACTTCATTCCAGCCGCCACTGATACGGTTGCGATAAACAGCATCACACTACACGACTTTTGTAGTCCTGAGGAAAAAGCAGCGTGTCTAAGCATGGTAATTTAATGTTATAAATGAAGGGTTTCTAAATGATTCTGTTATTGCCGGGATTGCTTTTAACTTCATTCACTTTTAAAACAAATTTTTCATGATTAGGTTCTATCGAAGTGTTTAATTTTAGTGGCACTATCTATCTTATTGTGCTTAACCTGATCCATTTTCCGAAAAGACAATGGCAGGTGGACTGAAAACAACCATTCCGTATCCTTAACCATATACACAAGTACTTAAAAGAACCTGAAATGCTTAGTCAGCGTTACATTACCGATATAATGAATATCAGTACCAATCGGGTAGGAAGTGAAAAGATTGATGATGTTCGCGATTGCTGGAAGGCGGTATCTGTTCCCTATTAAGGTCTGAATTTTCTTAATATAACTTTAGATTTTAATAGCTGCTTTTTTGCGAAGAAATGTATTTGCCCATGATACAAGGATTATGTTATTCCTGCGCAAACCCATATAGGGCATGTACATTTAAAAGTATCCAACCTTGAACAGGTGCTGAAATTCTACCGTGACCTATTGGGCTTTGAGCTTACCTATATTGGGATCGCCCAAGGGAACAGTGGCCACATCATCCGGATGGCTCATTGGAAATGTATACCCATGTACTGGGCCTAGAAGAGCTATTGAAAGAACGCCATTAACCATGTAGATATCGGGTGCTTTAGCT
The Chitinophaga sp. MM2321 DNA segment above includes these coding regions:
- a CDS encoding ester cyclase, producing MKAKVDSMQNVLKTIAEGNATLDKNLVKFDTLDFVIFTQQEWVRFHENHSDDIVVNWPDGHHTNGLARHIEDMKAMFVYAPDTRIKVHPIRFGNGTGEWTCVTSFMEGTFTKPMPIGNGKFIQPTGKSFKIPMCTVGHWKDGLMIEESLFWDNQTYMNQMGIGK